In Apostichopus japonicus isolate 1M-3 chromosome 3, ASM3797524v1, whole genome shotgun sequence, a single genomic region encodes these proteins:
- the LOC139965365 gene encoding uncharacterized protein — translation MDANETLESLDLTEFFDWEEFETLSETKDDTNSETVFSVCKCKLPSTENLFKCNRETCQTIWFHTTCMLKARLVDCAQKTLEEWICPSCKETSSQTSERTGIESGPSKEATSGPTTNLRMQYPAKTFRKADASVLAMDFFEAAINNIFEDDLFKLKTPLTSSVVQLARRVMPHTKDEKFGKFAAETVEQLWSITKNIRGTTFSDKVKSEMWHDFHKYRSMDKTLRRWQKVLNEVDIEREAEEEVFFLQHALEKMFSSLLATLLESDMPATTLDVTPEAMTQTEDQALRYCAGYVPYKLIKKYNKMQSNEVAAQYVKILSKWCQDESPAADSFLAYSNEWIEIQNRGGLFLVNDSVFIFFKCMEEIVRTTVQTKNIVSLQDVNLQDLLIKKMEGNQQLLSTWSAVCDILSQEASSLLRSEVIKCFIKMRCESFMKVYININKQITDKISKKSDKGLRKSLGM, via the exons ATGGACGCCAACGAAACACTAGAATCATTAGATTTAACGGAATTCTTCGATTGGGAAGAGTTTGAGACGTTGTCTGAGACCAAGGATGACACCAATAGCGAGACAGTATTTTCGGTTTGCAAGTGTAAACTTCCGTCGACTGAAAATTTGTTTAAGTGCAACCGTGAAACTTGCCAAACTATATGGTTTCACACAACATGTATGCTGAAGGCTAGGCTTGTGGACTGCGCACAGAAAACGCTGGAGGAGTGGATTTGTCCCTCTTGCAAAG AAACTTCTTCTCAAACATCAGAGAGGACTGGAATAGAGAGTGGACCCTCAAAAGAAGCCACATCTGGCCCTACCACCAACTTAA GAATGCAGTATCCAGCAAAGACCTTTAGGAAGGCTGATGCTTCAGTGCTTGCGATGGATTTTTTTGAAGCTGCCATCAATAACATTTTTGAAGACGACCTCTTCAAACTGAAGACCCCACTAACATCAAGTGTCGTACAATTAGCAAGAAGAGTGATGCCTCATACAAaagatgaaaaatttggcaAGTTTGCTGCAGAAACAGTAGAACAGTTATGGTCCATAACCAAGAACATAAGAGGGACCACAttttctgataaagtgaagagCGAAATGTGGCATGATTTCCACAAGTATAGGTCTATGGATAAAACATTAAGAAGATGGCAGAAAGTACTGAATGAGGTGGATATTGAAAGGGAAGCAGAAGAAGAAGTATTCTTTCTACAGCATGCCCTGGAAAAGATGTTTTCCTCCCTCTTAGCAACCTTGCTGGAAAGTGACATGCCAGCAACAACCTTAGACGTGACCCCTGAAGCAATGACTCAGACAGAGGACCAGGCATTGCGGTACTGTGCTggttatgtaccatataaattaataaaaaaatacaataaaatgcaaAGCAATGAGGTTGCTGCTCAATATGTCAAAATCTTATCTAAGTGGTGTCAGGATGAAAGCCCAGCTGCAGACTCATTTCTTGCTTATTCAAATGAGTGGATTGAAATACAGAATAGAGGCGGCTTATTTCTAGTCAATGAtagtgtatttattttcttcaaatgtatgGAAGAAATTGTAAGGACAACTGTACAAACTAAAAATATTGTGAGCTTACAAGATGTTAACCTGCAagatttattaattaaaaaaatggaaggTAATCAGCAACTGTTGTCTACATGGAGTGCTGTTTGTGACATTCTTTCTCAGGAAGCTAGTTCTCTGCTTCGTTCTGaggttattaaatgttttatcaAAATGAGATGTGAATCCTTtatgaaagtatatataaatataaataagcaaataacagacaaaatatcaaaaaaatctGACAAAGGACTTAGAAAAAGTTTAGGGATGTGA